The Haloarcula sp. H-GB4 genome contains a region encoding:
- a CDS encoding class I SAM-dependent methyltransferase: MKDVVRQNFDASVDAYATYERRTNRFTSLARLLAAEMNARTDSGLGTVLDAGAGTGVSTRVFAETAADTIALDISREMLSEIASTARLQADFDHLPLCDQSVDGVAFTASLFLVPEPAAAVREAARVLRSGGVVGAVAPLGWFRPDGTDVFEQFERESRSPAETSALQDALAGEFSTTTGTWRFSTTAEDIRLFHAIPAMAARLYPKLDTEERVLRARELLSSLDGTFEQRWRWVIGVPE; encoded by the coding sequence ATGAAAGACGTCGTCCGGCAGAACTTCGATGCCAGCGTCGACGCCTACGCGACCTACGAGCGGCGGACCAATCGGTTCACCTCGCTCGCTCGTCTGCTCGCCGCTGAGATGAACGCTCGTACTGACAGCGGACTCGGGACAGTGCTCGATGCGGGCGCAGGCACAGGTGTGAGCACGCGCGTATTCGCCGAGACGGCGGCGGATACTATTGCGCTCGACATCAGCCGCGAGATGCTGAGCGAAATCGCTTCCACTGCCCGACTGCAAGCTGATTTCGACCACCTGCCGCTCTGTGACCAGTCAGTCGACGGGGTGGCATTTACCGCTTCGCTCTTTCTGGTCCCTGAGCCAGCGGCCGCAGTACGGGAAGCCGCCAGAGTGCTCCGGTCTGGTGGAGTGGTCGGGGCCGTCGCACCGCTTGGCTGGTTCCGTCCTGACGGCACGGACGTGTTCGAACAGTTCGAGCGCGAGTCACGCTCCCCGGCCGAGACATCGGCTCTCCAAGACGCTCTCGCGGGTGAGTTCTCGACGACGACAGGAACGTGGCGGTTTTCGACGACTGCCGAAGATATCCGGCTGTTTCACGCGATTCCCGCGATGGCCGCACGGCTCTATCCAAAACTCGACACCGAAGAACGGGTTCTGCGAGCCCGTGAACTCCTCAGCTCTCTCGATGGCACGTTCGAGCAACGATGGCGGTGGGTCATCGGTGTCCCAGAATAG
- the paaD gene encoding 1,2-phenylacetyl-CoA epoxidase subunit PaaD, with amino-acid sequence MSSDYDRPRADADATACSYTDYETKDHAADDVPATGEGADGIERDVWAALYQVEDPEMPVSIVDLGLIYGLDVSDGDVTVDMTLTYSGCPAREIILEEVEDAAESVDGIETASVRLVWAPDWSIDLVTEQGKEALRDFGMSFDG; translated from the coding sequence ATGAGTAGCGACTACGATCGGCCACGCGCAGACGCTGATGCCACCGCGTGTTCGTACACTGACTACGAGACCAAAGACCACGCGGCGGACGACGTGCCAGCCACGGGCGAAGGCGCTGACGGCATCGAACGCGACGTGTGGGCGGCCCTGTATCAGGTTGAGGACCCGGAGATGCCGGTCAGCATTGTCGATCTGGGCCTCATATACGGCCTCGACGTGTCCGACGGCGACGTCACGGTTGACATGACCCTCACCTACAGCGGCTGTCCGGCACGCGAGATCATCCTTGAGGAGGTCGAAGACGCCGCCGAGAGTGTCGACGGAATCGAGACCGCGTCGGTCCGACTGGTTTGGGCCCCGGACTGGTCGATTGATCTGGTCACCGAACAGGGCAAAGAAGCGTTGCGTGACTTCGGGATGAGTTTCGACGGATGA
- a CDS encoding aldehyde dehydrogenase: MEYTGPTDLYIGGEWREATNGDSIETEDPATEQPYASVQKAEASDIDDAVQAAQSAIEDGSEWATMDPGTRRANLHAMADAIEEMKDELSMVESHDNGKTPFEAGLEIDMVTDTFRHYAGWTDKIRGDEIPVENGRLNYTTREPVGVTAHIAPWNYPFQLAGRGLAPALATGNSVILKPSAMTPLSALYYAKAAEEAGLPDGVVNVVPGKGSEAGDALTGHEGVDHVTFTGSTGIGKTVQRTAADAVADVTLELGGKGPAVVFPDADLDAAARGIQYGIFMNAGQMCWANSRIVVHEDVYDEMVSRMAEIAENIPLGGGIDDDGQMGPVVSAGQQQEILDYIETGKEEGATVVAGGGVPADKETGHFVEPTVFADVDNEMTIAQEEIFGPVLSAIEVSDEEAAIDVANDSPFGLTACVWTNDLTRAHTVTDRLDYGMVMVNETPNTWPQTPFGGTKQSGHGRAQGEQAIESYTEVKNVHINLG, translated from the coding sequence ATGGAGTACACCGGCCCGACAGACCTGTATATCGGCGGAGAATGGCGAGAAGCGACCAACGGCGACAGTATTGAGACGGAGGACCCAGCGACTGAACAGCCCTACGCATCGGTACAGAAGGCCGAGGCGTCCGATATCGATGACGCGGTGCAGGCGGCACAGTCGGCCATCGAAGACGGTTCCGAGTGGGCGACGATGGATCCGGGAACGCGCCGAGCGAACCTCCATGCGATGGCTGACGCCATCGAGGAGATGAAAGACGAACTGTCCATGGTTGAATCCCATGACAACGGGAAAACGCCGTTCGAAGCCGGGCTAGAAATCGACATGGTCACCGACACGTTCCGCCATTACGCCGGCTGGACGGACAAGATCCGCGGTGACGAGATTCCTGTCGAGAACGGCCGGCTCAATTACACCACTCGTGAGCCGGTCGGCGTGACCGCACACATCGCGCCGTGGAACTATCCATTCCAGCTTGCCGGCCGCGGGCTGGCTCCAGCGCTAGCAACAGGAAACAGCGTTATCCTCAAACCGTCCGCTATGACGCCGCTGTCAGCGCTGTACTACGCGAAAGCCGCCGAAGAAGCGGGCCTTCCGGACGGCGTCGTCAACGTCGTTCCCGGGAAGGGCTCCGAGGCCGGCGACGCACTCACCGGACACGAGGGCGTCGATCACGTCACCTTCACCGGGAGTACAGGCATCGGGAAGACTGTCCAGCGCACTGCTGCCGATGCGGTCGCCGACGTAACGCTCGAACTCGGCGGGAAAGGTCCGGCAGTCGTGTTCCCCGACGCTGACCTCGATGCCGCCGCCCGCGGCATCCAGTACGGGATTTTCATGAACGCCGGGCAGATGTGCTGGGCGAACTCGCGTATTGTTGTCCACGAAGACGTCTACGACGAGATGGTCTCCCGAATGGCCGAGATCGCCGAAAACATCCCGCTTGGTGGTGGCATCGACGACGATGGGCAGATGGGACCAGTTGTCAGCGCAGGCCAGCAACAGGAGATTCTCGATTATATCGAGACCGGCAAGGAAGAGGGGGCGACTGTTGTGGCCGGCGGTGGCGTTCCTGCGGACAAAGAAACCGGCCACTTCGTCGAGCCGACCGTCTTTGCCGACGTGGACAACGAGATGACGATTGCACAGGAGGAAATCTTCGGCCCCGTTCTCTCTGCAATCGAAGTTAGCGACGAGGAAGCGGCCATTGACGTTGCGAACGACTCGCCGTTCGGCCTCACCGCCTGTGTCTGGACGAACGATCTGACTCGCGCTCACACCGTTACAGACAGACTGGACTACGGGATGGTGATGGTCAACGAGACGCCCAACACGTGGCCACAGACGCCTTTCGGCGGCACGAAACAGAGCGGTCACGGTCGCGCACAGGGCGAGCAGGCCATCGAGAGCTACACCGAGGTGAAAAACGTCCACATCAATCTCGGCTGA
- the paaI gene encoding hydroxyphenylacetyl-CoA thioesterase PaaI — translation MSGVADEVREHIESDAYCETLGIDVVELDSGYAQTELTITEDLLNFHGTPHGGAIYSLADAAFAAASNSHGEAAVALETNISYLDAVDTGETLSATAEETHLADSTAEYEVTVTAQDGERIATFRGRVYRP, via the coding sequence ATGTCCGGTGTCGCCGACGAAGTCAGAGAGCATATCGAATCGGATGCGTACTGCGAAACCCTTGGTATCGACGTAGTCGAACTTGACTCGGGGTACGCCCAGACTGAACTGACGATTACCGAGGACCTGCTGAACTTTCATGGGACGCCCCATGGCGGTGCGATCTACTCACTCGCCGATGCGGCATTCGCCGCGGCGTCGAACTCTCACGGCGAGGCGGCGGTTGCACTGGAGACTAACATCTCGTATCTAGACGCCGTCGACACCGGTGAGACGTTGTCTGCGACCGCTGAAGAAACACATCTCGCGGACAGCACCGCGGAGTACGAGGTAACGGTGACTGCACAGGATGGCGAGCG
- a CDS encoding helix-turn-helix domain-containing protein gives MVEFRIEGDDCPLADASSATGTPIEAAPPLLRADRNVLLRFSAQANDDLRDYLDGDDRIRYLYQSVTEGRYNYRCLSLQQCVVHKLISAGFMVESLTYRDGNAILTGAVVGHEILQTVMETAGETVGVKLQRVYALRATEDASIAQQWDLTPAQEESLRYAVEMGYFVVPRQTTASGVASELGISKSAFLERLHRAQHSLFTQLFGGVGDGPPGDGGE, from the coding sequence ATGGTCGAATTTCGCATCGAGGGTGACGACTGCCCACTGGCAGATGCGAGTAGTGCCACTGGCACGCCCATCGAGGCGGCCCCGCCACTCCTCCGGGCTGACCGTAACGTATTGTTGCGGTTCAGCGCACAGGCGAACGACGACCTCAGGGACTACCTCGACGGGGATGACCGGATCCGCTATCTCTACCAGTCAGTTACCGAGGGTCGGTACAACTACCGGTGTCTGTCGCTCCAGCAGTGTGTCGTCCACAAACTTATCAGCGCAGGCTTCATGGTGGAATCGCTAACGTATCGGGACGGAAACGCGATTTTAACTGGCGCTGTGGTGGGCCACGAGATTCTTCAGACGGTCATGGAGACCGCCGGTGAAACTGTTGGTGTGAAACTACAGCGGGTGTACGCACTGCGTGCGACAGAAGACGCATCTATCGCACAGCAGTGGGACCTGACCCCGGCACAGGAGGAGAGTCTTCGATACGCAGTCGAGATGGGCTACTTTGTCGTCCCACGACAGACGACTGCGAGCGGAGTTGCTTCCGAACTCGGTATCAGTAAGTCTGCATTCCTCGAACGACTCCACCGCGCACAGCATTCGTTGTTCACACAGCTGTTCGGCGGCGTCGGCGACGGCCCTCCAGGCGACGGCGGCGAGTAG
- the paaA gene encoding 1,2-phenylacetyl-CoA epoxidase subunit PaaA, which produces MNVDEVKARAGPREFSPKDDLPEEYRKAATRMLEFHANSEIMGAYLERPFIRKAPSIERKMAFSAKVQDEIGHGQMLYRAAESLGIKTRDEMLDDLANGDGKFLNCFHYPMESYVETPMIAFFVDGAAMRRQATLKKSSWEPYAHAMDKICFEEGMHVKHGESILRELMNGSRKEQRMTQEAFEEWWPRILQFFGPTDDQSTHHDFAAEVGLKTCTNDELRNAFLNTYIPKAKKYGLEMPDEPRIRDNGDGTYEVVEDDLDWDEFFTVSQNEYDGSIEQISGRRQAQEAVQWVRDMMDDQTTTNSGPQSQAAD; this is translated from the coding sequence ATGAACGTTGACGAAGTCAAAGCTCGCGCTGGACCCCGGGAATTCAGCCCGAAAGACGACCTTCCCGAGGAGTATCGGAAGGCAGCCACGCGGATGCTCGAATTCCACGCCAACAGCGAGATTATGGGGGCGTACCTCGAACGGCCCTTCATCAGAAAAGCCCCAAGTATCGAGCGAAAGATGGCCTTCAGCGCGAAGGTGCAGGACGAAATCGGACACGGACAGATGCTCTATCGAGCGGCGGAGTCGCTCGGGATCAAGACCCGCGACGAGATGCTCGACGATCTGGCGAACGGGGACGGAAAGTTCCTGAACTGCTTCCATTACCCGATGGAGAGCTACGTCGAGACGCCGATGATCGCCTTCTTCGTCGACGGGGCCGCAATGCGTCGTCAGGCAACCCTGAAAAAGTCTAGCTGGGAGCCATACGCCCACGCGATGGACAAGATCTGCTTCGAAGAGGGGATGCACGTCAAGCACGGTGAGTCGATCCTCCGCGAACTGATGAACGGCTCCCGGAAGGAACAGCGCATGACTCAGGAGGCCTTCGAGGAGTGGTGGCCACGAATCCTGCAGTTCTTCGGACCGACCGACGACCAGAGCACCCATCACGACTTCGCCGCAGAAGTCGGGCTGAAGACGTGTACGAACGACGAACTTCGAAACGCGTTCCTCAACACGTACATCCCGAAGGCCAAGAAATACGGGCTGGAGATGCCCGATGAGCCACGCATCCGGGACAACGGTGACGGGACCTATGAGGTCGTTGAGGATGATCTTGACTGGGACGAGTTCTTTACTGTCTCACAAAACGAATACGATGGCAGCATTGAGCAGATTTCTGGCCGCCGGCAGGCTCAGGAAGCGGTTCAGTGGGTCCGGGACATGATGGACGACCAGACGACGACGAACAGCGGCCCGCAGTCACAGGCAGCGGACTGA
- a CDS encoding amidohydrolase family protein produces MTTDLPGVDDRQLFDTHAHQPTSEFLHDAGGEMMQDAADRFGTDLETWDYEEMLAEYHESGVGGAVLLGWDAETNTGNPPVPNDYVAEVRDEYSDFFVGFGSVDPLKDDCVQEAIRCVEDLDLSGFKFQQIAQGFDPSDERHDHLWSTIEDLGVPVVFHGGNSTLGACSAGGRGLKIKYGNPMLIDDVAAAHPDLDILIAHPAFPWEKEQLAICQQKGNVYMDLSGWVPKYIDDQVLHYAGTVLKDKVMFGTDYPMIDPETWLESFARDTDFDTDVQRKILFENAQEFFDR; encoded by the coding sequence GTGACAACCGACCTCCCTGGTGTCGACGACAGGCAACTGTTCGACACGCACGCGCACCAACCGACCAGTGAGTTCCTCCACGACGCCGGCGGCGAAATGATGCAGGACGCCGCCGACCGGTTCGGCACTGACTTGGAGACGTGGGACTACGAGGAAATGCTCGCGGAGTACCACGAGTCGGGCGTCGGTGGCGCTGTCCTGCTTGGCTGGGATGCGGAGACGAACACCGGGAACCCACCCGTCCCGAACGACTACGTCGCCGAGGTTCGGGACGAGTATTCCGACTTCTTCGTCGGGTTCGGGAGCGTCGACCCACTGAAAGACGACTGCGTGCAGGAGGCGATCCGGTGCGTCGAGGATCTGGACCTTTCGGGGTTCAAGTTCCAGCAAATCGCACAGGGCTTTGACCCCTCGGACGAACGCCACGACCATCTGTGGAGTACCATCGAAGACCTCGGCGTCCCCGTTGTCTTCCACGGCGGGAACTCGACACTGGGGGCCTGCAGCGCTGGCGGCCGCGGCCTGAAAATCAAGTACGGCAACCCGATGCTAATCGACGACGTGGCTGCTGCACATCCGGACCTCGACATTCTCATCGCCCACCCCGCCTTCCCATGGGAGAAAGAGCAGTTGGCCATCTGCCAGCAGAAGGGCAACGTGTACATGGACCTCTCCGGCTGGGTGCCGAAGTATATCGACGATCAGGTACTCCATTATGCCGGGACAGTCCTCAAAGACAAGGTGATGTTCGGCACCGATTATCCGATGATTGACCCCGAAACGTGGCTCGAATCGTTCGCTCGCGACACTGACTTTGATACGGATGTCCAGCGGAAGATTCTGTTCGAAAACGCGCAGGAGTTTTTCGACCGCTAG
- a CDS encoding MaoC family dehydratase, which produces MSGLYYEEFEVGETIEHEKRRTISERDNQQFCDMTMNQQPLHLDAEFAAETEFGERLVNGLYTMSLAVGLTIPETTDGTIVANLSYDSVEHPNPVFHGDTIRVQSTVTDKRETSDGDRGIVTMHVEVFKLTDSDDVLVCEFDRTVLSLRRDHAE; this is translated from the coding sequence ATGTCAGGACTATACTACGAAGAGTTCGAGGTCGGCGAGACCATCGAACACGAGAAGCGCCGCACGATCAGCGAGCGCGACAATCAGCAGTTCTGCGATATGACGATGAACCAGCAACCGTTGCATCTGGACGCCGAGTTCGCGGCCGAGACGGAGTTCGGCGAGCGACTGGTCAACGGGCTCTACACGATGAGTTTAGCTGTCGGACTGACCATCCCCGAGACGACCGATGGCACTATCGTCGCGAACCTCTCCTACGACAGCGTCGAGCATCCGAACCCGGTGTTCCACGGCGACACGATCCGCGTGCAGTCGACTGTGACCGACAAACGCGAGACCAGCGACGGTGACCGTGGCATCGTCACGATGCACGTCGAGGTGTTCAAACTCACAGATTCGGACGATGTCCTCGTCTGTGAGTTCGACCGCACCGTGCTGTCACTGCGACGTGACCACGCCGAGTGA
- a CDS encoding MaoC/PaaZ C-terminal domain-containing protein — protein MAYSYEPHHFEDFEEGQEFISVGRTVTESDFVMHSALSGDWTELHTNKEYAEEQEFGERIAHGPMTFVQATGFVYRTGIVERTAFAFLGMNYMDLPNPVHIGDTLQLEIVVDNTKEVGRDDAGLVVLDTEMENQDGTVVFEGDMKFLIKKRE, from the coding sequence ATGGCATACAGCTACGAGCCACACCACTTCGAGGACTTCGAAGAGGGACAGGAGTTTATCAGTGTTGGCCGGACGGTTACCGAGTCCGATTTCGTCATGCACTCTGCTTTGTCAGGAGACTGGACAGAGCTGCATACGAACAAGGAATACGCGGAAGAACAGGAGTTCGGTGAGCGGATCGCACACGGGCCAATGACGTTCGTGCAGGCGACCGGCTTCGTCTACCGGACCGGTATCGTCGAGCGGACCGCATTCGCGTTCCTCGGGATGAACTACATGGACCTCCCGAATCCGGTCCACATCGGCGACACACTCCAACTGGAGATTGTCGTTGACAACACCAAAGAAGTCGGGCGCGACGACGCCGGGCTAGTCGTCCTCGACACTGAAATGGAAAACCAAGACGGGACCGTCGTCTTCGAAGGCGACATGAAGTTCCTGATCAAGAAACGCGAGTGA
- the paaC gene encoding 1,2-phenylacetyl-CoA epoxidase subunit PaaC, with product MATTESDLGGPTDLSEEEQRAVEAQLLRLADDELVQAERYTFWQVRAPTLESDLSISNNAQDELGHARLWYDAVQQLGYSEESLIYESDPSDFQHSTFVELPFAEGDWADAIVRAYLYDVAEDIRLSALEDSSYEIIRNRTSRIQGEEGYHLEHAESWLDRMALDEEASERVQAAVDELYPYALTLFEPVGDVEADIDRLGIRTMTLDEMRAEWETRVESFLTELGFDVPTDAAPATPTGRDNEHTDHWHDLHEQMTSSYRNLGRDKATLIMADDDE from the coding sequence ATGGCAACAACAGAATCCGACCTCGGCGGTCCAACTGACCTTTCCGAGGAAGAACAGCGCGCAGTTGAGGCACAGCTGCTCCGGCTCGCTGACGACGAGTTGGTCCAGGCCGAACGTTACACGTTCTGGCAGGTGCGCGCACCGACACTGGAATCGGACCTCTCGATATCGAACAACGCACAGGACGAGCTGGGCCACGCACGGCTGTGGTACGATGCAGTGCAGCAACTGGGCTATTCCGAGGAATCGCTGATTTACGAAAGCGATCCCAGCGACTTCCAGCACAGTACGTTCGTTGAGCTACCGTTTGCGGAAGGCGACTGGGCTGACGCCATCGTCAGAGCGTATCTCTACGATGTTGCTGAAGACATCCGTCTCTCCGCGCTTGAGGACTCATCATACGAGATCATCCGGAACAGAACAAGCCGCATCCAGGGCGAGGAAGGCTATCATCTCGAACACGCTGAAAGCTGGCTAGACCGGATGGCACTGGACGAGGAAGCCAGCGAACGCGTTCAGGCGGCTGTCGATGAACTCTATCCGTACGCCCTCACGCTGTTCGAGCCCGTCGGCGACGTGGAGGCCGACATCGACCGGCTGGGCATCCGAACGATGACCCTCGACGAGATGCGTGCCGAGTGGGAGACCCGCGTCGAATCGTTCTTGACCGAACTAGGATTCGACGTGCCGACCGATGCTGCCCCCGCAACGCCGACGGGCCGGGACAACGAACACACCGACCACTGGCATGACCTGCACGAACAAATGACTTCGAGCTACCGGAATCTGGGACGCGACAAAGCGACGCTGATAATGGCGGACGACGATGAGTAG
- a CDS encoding enoyl-CoA hydratase/isomerase family protein has product MRVEDGAVRRIVFDRPDVKNAMTGAVATELADALDDLNPATHDAVVLTGDGDAFSAGGDIEAMSEREETTTEAYERVQTTLGRVASNVLSAPVPVVAKVNGDAVGAGLSLVAVADFAYAARSARFGASFISVGLVPDMGATAILPRLIGLRKTKELAFTGKLIDAESAAEMDLINEAVDPAELDARTTDLLETLRAQPTENLGLAKEAIHDNIGQPLETGLRREARIQSLAYDTPAHSRGVEAFLDGRTPDFD; this is encoded by the coding sequence ATGCGCGTTGAAGACGGCGCTGTTCGACGGATCGTATTCGATCGTCCTGACGTGAAAAACGCGATGACCGGGGCGGTCGCAACTGAATTAGCCGATGCGCTCGACGACCTCAACCCGGCGACACACGATGCTGTAGTCCTGACCGGCGACGGTGATGCGTTCAGTGCCGGCGGGGATATCGAGGCGATGAGTGAGCGTGAGGAGACCACAACCGAGGCCTACGAGCGAGTCCAGACAACGCTGGGCCGGGTGGCCAGCAATGTCCTCTCAGCCCCGGTGCCTGTCGTCGCAAAGGTCAACGGCGATGCAGTCGGTGCCGGGCTGTCGCTGGTGGCTGTTGCCGATTTCGCGTACGCCGCCAGATCCGCGCGGTTCGGCGCATCGTTCATCAGCGTCGGGCTCGTGCCGGACATGGGCGCAACCGCCATCCTCCCCCGTCTCATCGGGCTCAGGAAAACGAAAGAGCTTGCGTTCACCGGGAAGCTGATCGATGCCGAGAGCGCCGCTGAAATGGATCTGATCAACGAGGCTGTCGACCCGGCCGAACTCGATGCACGGACAACTGACCTGCTCGAAACGCTTCGGGCACAGCCGACGGAGAACCTCGGGCTGGCGAAGGAAGCGATCCACGACAACATTGGCCAGCCCCTAGAAACCGGGCTACGTCGAGAAGCACGCATCCAGTCACTGGCCTACGATACGCCAGCACATTCGCGTGGTGTCGAGGCGTTTCTTGATGGACGGACCCCGGATTTCGACTAG
- a CDS encoding CoA ester lyase — translation MVRRSVLFAPGDNAELMRKAADGDADVVVFDLEDAVAPTDKERARESVQSVLSTVSSDSHICVRINPVGVSATADLAAILTDAGPDSVMLPKASSADDISALGRLLDEYSADLPVLALVESAAGVLNAAEIAAADSTDALLFGAEDLAADIGASRTSEGREVLYARQRVVVAASAAEIDTIDTIYPDYGDLDGLREATEFAAQLGYDGKMAIHPDQVAVINDAFTPSDEDIAWAERVVTADEETDAGVFEVDGEMIDAPLIAQAKRVLNRAREAGQR, via the coding sequence ATGGTTCGTCGCAGTGTTCTGTTTGCACCGGGTGACAATGCGGAGTTGATGCGGAAAGCGGCCGATGGCGACGCTGATGTCGTCGTCTTTGACCTCGAGGATGCGGTTGCACCGACGGATAAAGAGCGGGCGCGTGAATCAGTTCAGTCGGTACTCTCGACTGTCAGTTCGGACAGCCACATCTGCGTTCGTATCAACCCAGTAGGAGTAAGTGCCACAGCCGACCTCGCTGCGATACTGACAGACGCCGGTCCCGACAGTGTGATGCTCCCGAAGGCCAGTTCCGCTGACGACATCTCAGCATTAGGGCGGCTCCTCGATGAATACAGTGCGGATCTCCCGGTGCTTGCGCTGGTCGAATCAGCCGCTGGCGTCCTCAACGCGGCTGAGATTGCAGCCGCTGATTCCACCGATGCGCTCCTCTTTGGGGCCGAGGACCTCGCGGCCGACATCGGTGCCAGTCGGACCAGCGAGGGGCGGGAGGTACTCTATGCACGCCAGCGGGTCGTCGTTGCGGCCAGCGCCGCGGAAATCGACACAATCGACACGATCTACCCCGACTACGGCGATCTGGACGGCCTCCGCGAGGCGACTGAGTTCGCTGCCCAACTCGGGTACGACGGGAAGATGGCGATCCACCCGGATCAGGTCGCGGTCATCAACGACGCATTTACGCCCAGTGACGAGGACATCGCATGGGCCGAACGCGTCGTCACGGCCGATGAGGAGACGGACGCCGGGGTTTTCGAGGTCGACGGAGAAATGATCGACGCACCGCTCATCGCACAGGCGAAGCGTGTCCTCAACCGCGCTCGCGAGGCCGGTCAGCGGTAG
- the paaE gene encoding 1,2-phenylacetyl-CoA epoxidase subunit PaaE codes for MSEPDPSVTTSGEQTGAECPYCGSTDTERKHPRGPSRCQSIHYCNECLQQFKKFE; via the coding sequence ATGAGTGAGCCGGACCCCAGCGTTACGACCAGTGGTGAACAGACAGGCGCGGAGTGCCCATATTGTGGCTCGACCGACACCGAACGGAAGCATCCACGCGGGCCGTCACGGTGTCAGTCGATCCATTACTGTAACGAGTGCCTGCAGCAGTTCAAGAAGTTCGAGTAA